A window of Elusimicrobiota bacterium contains these coding sequences:
- a CDS encoding N-acetylmuramoyl-L-alanine amidase codes for MPLKKSAAWLLAGVALLGAARRPPWPAESMNVVVDGENRGPVTFFRVDGVACLPLENLQKIYGGRVAWKRVSRKFDYRLENRTAEFVLDSSSAIVGGQPIALETAVRWWGDSAFLPVSLLTTPAHQAFTKTKTQWIDAPPSLTVDPIPSISSARVFNYPRETRVSVEIGPDVDYRLLGQRDNTLYLRLFDGRAAQSEKLTFDEGTVASVQMDPHARTTDLTVQLATGAGTPDIYTTASPRTLTIDVPKGAVWSPARRPPPMEDNGPVLVAPPSAAPPRSSLDAPYLALSPLRTIVIDAGHGGKDVGAVGPGGTYEKDVNLRTARALAQLLRSEDRFNVLLTRADDRFLTLEERSAVANKNKADLFISLHCNAGLTRASNGFEIYYLSEKATDDEAAAVARRENAVVDLEGVAGPAKEKVEELLWSLARNEHMNDSSEIAALIARQAGQRLPLINRGVKQAGFYVLRGTAMPAILIETGFITHPKEEGLLRSTRYHQKLIETVYAGLLDYEKRKIQARLAQSSAGGN; via the coding sequence ATGCCCTTAAAAAAGTCCGCCGCCTGGCTCCTGGCGGGTGTCGCCCTCCTGGGCGCCGCTCGGCGACCGCCCTGGCCCGCCGAATCCATGAACGTCGTGGTGGACGGCGAAAACCGCGGTCCCGTCACTTTCTTTCGCGTGGACGGCGTCGCCTGCCTGCCGCTGGAAAACCTGCAGAAAATTTACGGCGGCCGCGTCGCCTGGAAGCGCGTTTCGAGAAAATTCGACTACCGCCTCGAAAACCGCACCGCCGAATTCGTTTTAGACAGTTCCTCCGCCATCGTGGGGGGGCAACCGATCGCCTTGGAAACGGCCGTGCGTTGGTGGGGGGACTCCGCCTTTCTGCCCGTTTCCCTTCTGACGACCCCCGCGCACCAGGCCTTCACAAAAACCAAAACCCAATGGATCGACGCCCCGCCGTCTTTGACCGTCGACCCCATCCCGTCCATCTCCTCCGCCCGGGTCTTCAATTACCCCCGGGAGACCCGCGTTTCCGTCGAGATCGGACCCGACGTGGATTATCGTTTGCTCGGCCAACGAGACAACACGCTCTACCTACGCCTTTTTGACGGCCGGGCCGCCCAATCCGAAAAGCTCACGTTCGACGAGGGCACCGTCGCCTCCGTCCAAATGGATCCCCACGCCCGAACCACGGACCTGACCGTTCAACTGGCCACGGGCGCCGGGACGCCCGACATCTACACCACCGCCTCGCCCCGCACTCTCACCATCGATGTGCCGAAAGGCGCGGTATGGTCCCCGGCGCGCCGCCCACCGCCGATGGAGGACAACGGCCCCGTTCTGGTCGCCCCGCCTTCGGCCGCCCCCCCCCGGTCCTCCTTGGACGCGCCCTACCTGGCCCTGTCGCCCCTCCGCACCATCGTGATCGACGCGGGCCACGGAGGCAAAGACGTGGGCGCGGTGGGGCCCGGCGGAACTTACGAAAAAGACGTCAATCTTCGCACCGCCCGGGCCCTGGCCCAATTGCTTCGCTCGGAGGACCGCTTCAATGTCCTTCTCACGCGAGCCGACGACCGATTCCTCACGCTGGAAGAACGCTCGGCCGTGGCCAACAAAAACAAAGCCGACCTCTTCATCTCCCTGCACTGCAACGCCGGACTGACGCGGGCCTCCAATGGATTTGAAATTTATTACCTTTCGGAAAAAGCCACCGACGACGAAGCCGCGGCGGTCGCCCGCCGCGAAAACGCCGTCGTCGATTTGGAAGGCGTGGCCGGGCCGGCCAAGGAAAAAGTCGAGGAGCTGCTGTGGTCTCTGGCCCGAAACGAACACATGAACGATTCCTCCGAAATCGCCGCCCTGATCGCCCGCCAGGCCGGGCAGCGATTGCCCCTGATCAACCGGGGGGTCAAACAGGCCGGTTTCTATGTTCTGCGCGGGACGGCCATGCCCGCCATTCTCATTGAAACGGGGTTCATCACCCATCCCAAAGAAGAAGGGCTTTTGCGCTCCACCCGTTATCACCAGAAACTGATCGAAACGGTTTACGCCGGATTGCTGGACTACGAAAAACGAAAAATCCAGGCGCGCCTGGCGCAGTCGTCGGCGGGGGGAAATTGA
- a CDS encoding glutamate racemase, with translation MAARPRPIAVFDSGVGGLTVLRALVSLLPREHFIYVGDTARVPYGSKSAESVKRFSIEVARFFRRKNVKMMVTACNTVSALALPELRAFMPVPVLGVIEPGARAALAATRTGRVGIIGTEATVQSRAYERAVQRLDGTIRVFSRACPLFVPLVEEGWSDHPITQRVAALYLAPLLRRKIDTLVLGCTHYPLIKNVLRRVAKTVELIDSAEETAKAVRSRLDQDGLLASRGPRGRVDYFSSDDPAKFSRLGHRFLGWNLPNVSRIRLEGVDGV, from the coding sequence ATGGCCGCTCGCCCCCGCCCCATCGCCGTCTTTGATTCGGGCGTGGGTGGTCTCACCGTCCTCCGCGCCCTGGTTTCGCTTTTGCCCCGGGAACATTTCATCTACGTGGGAGACACGGCCCGCGTGCCCTACGGCTCGAAATCGGCGGAGTCCGTCAAGCGCTTTTCCATCGAAGTCGCGCGTTTTTTCCGACGAAAAAACGTCAAAATGATGGTCACGGCCTGCAACACCGTTTCGGCCCTGGCCCTGCCGGAACTGCGGGCCTTCATGCCCGTCCCCGTCTTGGGCGTGATCGAACCCGGGGCCCGCGCCGCTCTGGCGGCGACCCGCACCGGCCGCGTGGGCATCATCGGCACCGAAGCCACGGTTCAAAGCCGCGCTTACGAGCGCGCGGTCCAACGGCTGGACGGCACCATCCGCGTTTTCAGCCGGGCCTGTCCCCTTTTCGTGCCGCTCGTCGAAGAAGGGTGGTCGGACCACCCGATCACTCAACGCGTGGCCGCCCTTTATTTGGCCCCCCTTCTTCGAAGAAAAATCGACACCCTGGTCCTGGGTTGCACCCATTACCCGCTGATTAAAAATGTACTGCGCCGCGTGGCCAAAACCGTTGAACTCATCGATTCCGCCGAAGAAACCGCCAAGGCCGTGCGCAGCCGCCTCGACCAGGACGGTCTCCTGGCGTCGCGGGGCCCCCGCGGACGCGTGGACTATTTTTCCTCCGACGACCCGGCCAAGTTTTCTCGCCTTGGCCACCGATTCCTCGGTTGGAACCTACCCAACGTTTCCCGCATCCGCCTGGAAGGCGTTGACGGCGTCTGA
- the queC gene encoding 7-cyano-7-deazaguanine synthase QueC: MKRIRPLGRSGRFQKTHRPARPGRAVVLLSGGLDSATALYWALKMKKWDCRAIAFDYGQRHRRELRSARAVARRARVPLQVVSFRLPWGGSRLLDKGALPDHPLHAIGRGPIPSTYVPARNTVFLSFAFSCADALDVPNVVIGANALDYSGYPDCRPAYLRAMETVGRRGTRLGAERKKPPRLWAPLLRLNKADIVRLAFRLRVPLKHTWSCYAGGARPCGRCDSCRLRADGFRRAGRADPADPRPKVVSSTGSRQRP; this comes from the coding sequence ATGAAAAGAATTCGACCCCTCGGCCGCTCCGGCCGTTTTCAAAAAACACATCGACCGGCTCGGCCCGGGCGCGCCGTCGTCTTGCTTTCGGGAGGGCTCGATTCGGCCACCGCCCTTTATTGGGCTCTCAAAATGAAAAAATGGGACTGCCGGGCCATCGCCTTCGATTACGGCCAACGCCACCGCCGGGAACTTCGATCCGCTCGCGCCGTGGCCCGCCGGGCCCGAGTGCCGCTCCAAGTCGTTTCCTTTCGATTGCCCTGGGGGGGAAGTCGCCTGTTGGACAAAGGCGCCCTGCCCGACCACCCCCTTCACGCCATCGGCCGGGGACCCATTCCCTCGACGTACGTCCCCGCTCGGAACACCGTGTTTCTCTCCTTCGCCTTTTCCTGCGCCGACGCCCTCGACGTTCCCAACGTGGTCATCGGCGCCAACGCCCTGGATTATTCCGGCTACCCCGACTGCCGGCCCGCCTACCTGCGGGCCATGGAAACCGTGGGACGCCGCGGCACCCGCCTCGGCGCCGAGCGAAAAAAACCGCCGCGTTTGTGGGCCCCGCTCCTTCGCCTGAACAAAGCCGACATCGTTCGACTGGCCTTTCGCCTTCGGGTGCCGTTGAAACACACGTGGTCGTGCTACGCCGGAGGGGCGCGCCCCTGCGGCCGATGCGATTCCTGCCGCTTGCGCGCCGACGGTTTTCGACGGGCGGGCCGCGCCGACCCCGCCGATCCGCGGCCGAAAGTGGTATCCTCCACGGGCTCCCGCCAACGACCATGA
- a CDS encoding 7-carboxy-7-deazaguanine synthase QueE → MTDPAPLSEAPAPRDDAPRAPVSEIFSSLQGEGLHLGERHVFVRFAGCPWRCRYCDTPDSLTDEGHPRLTVQDVLERVGEMARERPHAGISLTGGEPLLQTDFLEALLPGLKTLGLRIHLETSATHPHLFQRVAADIDVVAADIKLPSAIGRPFWAEHEEVLRRAGDKAFAKLVLTSQTTDEEMEEAVNLLLRLSPTPPLVLQPVTPVADLNFRLQDAQSAAPASVVPPPPARIVSWWDWARQKLPSVKLISQMHPVWGLP, encoded by the coding sequence ATGACCGACCCCGCCCCGCTTTCCGAAGCCCCCGCCCCCCGCGACGACGCGCCCCGCGCGCCGGTATCGGAAATCTTCTCCTCCCTTCAGGGCGAAGGCCTGCACCTCGGCGAACGCCACGTGTTTGTCCGTTTCGCCGGGTGTCCTTGGCGTTGCCGCTACTGCGACACCCCGGACAGCTTGACCGATGAAGGCCATCCCCGGTTGACCGTTCAAGACGTCTTGGAACGGGTGGGGGAAATGGCCCGGGAACGCCCCCACGCGGGCATCAGTCTGACCGGAGGGGAGCCCCTGCTTCAAACCGATTTTTTGGAAGCCCTCCTCCCCGGACTCAAAACCCTCGGCCTCCGGATCCATCTGGAAACCAGCGCCACCCACCCCCATTTGTTTCAACGGGTCGCCGCCGACATCGACGTCGTGGCGGCCGACATCAAATTGCCCTCGGCCATCGGCCGGCCCTTTTGGGCCGAACACGAGGAAGTCCTCCGTCGAGCGGGGGACAAAGCGTTCGCCAAGCTTGTCCTCACTTCCCAAACGACCGACGAGGAAATGGAGGAAGCGGTCAATCTCCTCCTTCGCCTGTCGCCCACGCCGCCGCTCGTGCTTCAACCGGTGACCCCCGTCGCGGACTTGAATTTCCGCCTGCAGGACGCCCAATCGGCGGCGCCCGCGTCGGTCGTCCCACCGCCCCCGGCCCGCATCGTTTCCTGGTGGGACTGGGCCCGCCAAAAGCTTCCGTCGGTCAAACTGATTTCCCAAATGCATCCCGTCTGGGGGCTTCCTTGA
- a CDS encoding class I SAM-dependent rRNA methyltransferase, with amino-acid sequence MKSTDPAAPPVVRLKPHEDRRLRRGHLWVFSNEVQSAPDGLEPGALVRFESSREEPLGVGFYNPQSLIAGRVLDRRPVPIDVDFFTGRLRRARELRERLFSDGAYRWVFGESDDLPGLVVDRFGDAVVVESFCAGMDRLTPLVLEAVKTFGPWKAVVLKNDAAARRLEKLPESVSAVEGAPDRPHWFQADGLHLAADLLEGQKTGYFFDHRANRASAARLAKGQSVLDVFCHTGGFGLACAQSGAARVTGVDESDPALNLARLAAEKNALGDRVAFTRADAFDFLVTSKDNHGLVIVDPPRFASNKKNLPQAIKAYVRLNTLALRRVSGGGFLATASCSQHVDREEFRQILSRAVHESGRRAVVIHTAGAGPDHPVRPSMPETDYLKFAILHVT; translated from the coding sequence TTGAAATCCACCGATCCCGCCGCGCCGCCGGTCGTCCGGCTCAAACCCCACGAAGACCGACGCCTGCGCCGGGGCCATCTCTGGGTGTTTTCCAACGAAGTCCAATCCGCCCCCGACGGGTTGGAACCGGGGGCCTTGGTCCGCTTCGAATCCTCCCGGGAGGAACCTCTGGGCGTCGGCTTCTACAACCCCCAATCCTTGATTGCGGGCCGGGTGTTGGACCGCCGGCCCGTCCCGATCGACGTGGATTTTTTCACCGGCCGCCTTCGCCGCGCCCGGGAGCTTCGCGAACGCCTTTTCTCCGACGGCGCCTACCGCTGGGTCTTCGGGGAATCCGACGACCTGCCGGGGCTCGTGGTGGACCGGTTCGGCGACGCCGTGGTCGTCGAGTCCTTTTGCGCGGGCATGGACCGCTTGACGCCTCTGGTTCTCGAAGCGGTAAAAACCTTCGGCCCGTGGAAAGCCGTCGTTTTAAAAAACGACGCGGCCGCCCGGCGTTTGGAGAAGTTGCCGGAATCGGTGTCGGCGGTTGAAGGCGCCCCGGACCGGCCCCATTGGTTCCAAGCGGACGGGCTCCACTTGGCGGCGGATCTGTTGGAAGGCCAAAAAACGGGCTACTTCTTTGATCACCGGGCGAACCGCGCCTCCGCGGCGCGGCTGGCCAAGGGCCAATCGGTCCTCGACGTTTTTTGCCACACGGGCGGGTTCGGGTTGGCGTGCGCTCAGTCCGGCGCGGCCCGGGTCACGGGCGTCGACGAGTCGGACCCCGCGCTCAACCTGGCGCGACTCGCCGCGGAAAAAAACGCCTTGGGCGACCGGGTCGCGTTCACCCGGGCCGACGCCTTCGATTTTTTAGTGACCTCCAAGGACAACCACGGCCTGGTCATCGTCGACCCACCGCGCTTCGCCTCGAACAAAAAAAACCTGCCTCAGGCCATCAAGGCCTACGTGCGCCTCAACACGCTGGCCCTCCGGCGGGTTTCCGGCGGCGGGTTTCTGGCCACGGCCAGTTGCTCCCAACACGTGGACCGCGAGGAATTCCGCCAAATCCTTTCCCGGGCCGTCCACGAATCGGGCCGCCGCGCCGTGGTGATTCACACGGCCGGCGCCGGGCCCGACCACCCCGTCCGCCCTTCCATGCCCGAGACGGATTATTTAAAGTTCGCTATACTGCACGTGACCTGA
- a CDS encoding UDP-N-acetylmuramate--L-alanine ligase, which yields MFGKVQRIHFVGIGGAGMSGIAEILLVLKCQVSGSDLKATDVVERLRGLGANVFTGHRARHVEGVDVVVTSTAVGPDNPEVLEARRRGIPIIPRIEMLAEIARLKHTIAVAGSHGKTTTTSLAALVLQAGNLDPTVVIGGRLHSTGTGARVGQGKYLVAEADESDGSFLKLSPTLAVVTNIDDDHLDHWKTMDALDTGFVEFANKVPFYGAVFMCADDPGVQRVRPRVQRPVVAYGFSETADLRAEDVRFTPAQVSFRVRRGKDALGLVRWACPGRHNILNALAAIGVGLETGLAFDSIAESLSTFTGVGRRLELKGEAGGVTVVDDYGHHPTEIKATVEALRQRWPERRVVVLFQPHRYSRTKQLMDAFARAFTGVDQLFLLDIYPAGEKPIPGVTSDALADRLRAQSILVDRVASTDDEHRLVPLLRANDVFLTLGAGDVWKWGEKLLPHLHRLA from the coding sequence ATGTTCGGAAAAGTTCAACGCATTCACTTCGTTGGAATCGGCGGCGCCGGCATGAGCGGCATCGCCGAAATTCTTTTGGTGCTTAAGTGCCAAGTCTCCGGCAGCGACTTAAAAGCCACCGACGTTGTCGAACGGCTTCGGGGATTGGGGGCCAACGTCTTCACCGGCCACCGCGCGCGCCACGTGGAAGGCGTCGATGTGGTCGTGACCTCCACCGCCGTCGGTCCCGACAACCCCGAAGTGCTGGAAGCCCGCCGACGCGGCATCCCCATCATTCCCCGGATTGAAATGCTGGCGGAAATCGCCCGCTTGAAACACACCATCGCCGTCGCGGGGTCCCATGGCAAAACCACGACGACCTCTTTGGCGGCCCTGGTTTTGCAAGCCGGGAACCTGGACCCCACCGTGGTCATCGGCGGACGGCTCCATTCCACCGGCACCGGGGCCCGGGTCGGCCAGGGGAAATACCTGGTGGCCGAAGCGGACGAATCCGACGGGTCTTTCTTGAAACTGTCCCCCACCTTGGCCGTCGTCACCAACATCGACGACGATCACTTGGACCACTGGAAAACCATGGACGCCCTGGACACCGGGTTCGTGGAATTCGCCAACAAAGTGCCTTTTTACGGCGCCGTGTTCATGTGCGCCGATGATCCCGGAGTCCAGCGGGTCCGCCCCCGCGTTCAACGGCCCGTCGTCGCCTACGGGTTTTCCGAAACCGCCGACCTCCGGGCGGAGGACGTTCGGTTCACCCCGGCCCAGGTGAGCTTTCGCGTCCGCCGGGGGAAGGACGCTTTGGGGTTGGTCCGTTGGGCGTGCCCCGGCCGCCACAACATATTAAACGCCCTGGCCGCCATCGGCGTCGGCCTCGAAACCGGCCTGGCCTTCGACTCCATCGCCGAATCCCTTTCCACCTTCACGGGCGTCGGCCGCCGGTTGGAGCTCAAGGGGGAAGCCGGGGGCGTGACCGTCGTCGACGATTACGGCCACCACCCCACCGAAATCAAAGCCACCGTCGAGGCCCTGCGTCAACGCTGGCCCGAACGCCGGGTCGTCGTGCTCTTTCAGCCCCACCGTTACTCCCGGACCAAACAATTGATGGACGCCTTCGCCCGGGCCTTCACCGGCGTGGATCAACTTTTTCTTCTGGACATCTACCCCGCCGGCGAAAAACCGATTCCGGGCGTGACCAGCGACGCCTTGGCCGACCGGCTCCGGGCCCAGTCGATCCTCGTGGACCGCGTCGCCTCCACGGACGACGAACATCGCCTCGTCCCGTTGCTCCGCGCCAACGATGTGTTTTTGACCCTCGGGGCCGGGGACGTCTGGAAATGGGGGGAAAAATTGCTGCCCCACCTCCACCGCCTCGCGTGA